In Opitutus sp., one genomic interval encodes:
- a CDS encoding glycosyltransferase — MLTSRSLRILEVSEPNKNGVFIHVRGLLNHLLRSGHCLTYAYSSTRSSSQLDALLVDLHTARGASVDFEISNGPSLRDSFAWVWILWHIYAERPDIVHGHSSKAGALVRFAAMVMPTTAYIYTPHAYYSMSARPDGWRMGYWLIERVLAPWATTINISRDERRFAVNALKLGRAKAVIAPNPVELNRFRPVNAERKWQVRAQWSIPASANVFGTLARFGEQKDLGTFYRAAIHCAKSDPLCHFIHLGTGKDADFYQQEVCKFGVATQFTFIDYLADPEPFYACLDAFVITSKFEAGWPIVMLEALALGLPLITTDFVGLGANDPRELSHITIVPVGDDHSLAKSISAVAADLRLAPPRINHREYVESHFAPNVCYGQVEQLYDNMTKPSVIV; from the coding sequence ATGCTGACATCCCGCTCCCTACGAATTCTTGAGGTTTCCGAGCCGAATAAGAACGGCGTATTTATTCATGTTCGCGGGTTGCTGAATCACCTCCTTCGTTCCGGGCACTGCTTGACGTATGCGTATTCAAGCACCCGTTCCTCATCACAACTCGACGCCCTCCTGGTTGATTTGCATACAGCCCGGGGGGCGTCGGTTGATTTTGAAATAAGCAATGGACCCTCGCTGCGTGACAGCTTCGCTTGGGTTTGGATATTGTGGCATATTTATGCGGAGCGGCCCGATATCGTGCATGGGCATAGCTCAAAAGCGGGTGCCCTAGTGCGCTTCGCGGCGATGGTCATGCCCACCACGGCGTATATATACACCCCGCACGCTTATTATTCGATGTCGGCGCGACCGGATGGGTGGAGGATGGGTTACTGGTTGATCGAACGGGTGCTGGCCCCTTGGGCGACCACAATTAACATAAGCCGGGATGAACGCCGATTTGCGGTAAACGCGTTGAAGTTAGGGCGGGCCAAGGCGGTAATTGCCCCGAATCCAGTTGAGTTGAATCGGTTTCGACCGGTGAATGCCGAACGCAAGTGGCAGGTAAGGGCGCAATGGAGTATTCCAGCCTCGGCTAATGTTTTCGGGACACTGGCTCGTTTCGGAGAGCAAAAAGACTTGGGCACGTTTTATCGAGCTGCTATTCATTGTGCCAAAAGTGATCCACTTTGTCATTTTATTCATTTAGGTACCGGCAAGGACGCGGATTTTTATCAACAAGAAGTGTGTAAATTCGGAGTAGCAACTCAGTTTACTTTTATTGACTACCTCGCCGATCCGGAGCCGTTTTATGCCTGTTTGGATGCGTTTGTAATCACATCAAAATTTGAGGCCGGGTGGCCGATTGTAATGTTAGAGGCGTTGGCGTTGGGGTTGCCTTTGATTACGACGGATTTTGTTGGATTGGGGGCCAATGATCCACGCGAACTCAGTCATATTACTATCGTGCCGGTGGGTGACGACCATTCCTTAGCTAAAAGTATTTCAGCCGTTGCAGCGGATTTAAGATTGGCGCCTCCGCGAATCAACCACCGAGAGTATGTTGAAAGTCATTTCGCTCCAAACGTGTGTTATGGTCAGGTTGAGCAGTTGTACGATAACATGACGAAGCCAAGTGTCATCGTTTGA
- a CDS encoding HEPN domain-containing protein, with the protein MPDNTREPTLWLAYAIEDLEYGRLGVERFPRSAAWNFQQAAEKALKAMLFAQNGSAPRTHDLAYLLQLVIGGQPGAVFLVNEVMELAELSTGSRYPADLPEITLADCRRYESAAAVIVSWAVSQIGS; encoded by the coding sequence ATGCCGGATAATACAAGGGAGCCTACGCTTTGGTTGGCGTATGCCATTGAGGATTTGGAGTATGGCCGCTTAGGTGTTGAGCGTTTCCCTCGGTCGGCAGCTTGGAATTTTCAACAAGCGGCTGAAAAAGCGCTTAAGGCAATGCTCTTTGCCCAGAACGGATCAGCGCCTCGAACTCACGATTTAGCCTATTTATTACAACTGGTGATTGGCGGCCAACCGGGTGCCGTTTTTTTGGTAAATGAGGTGATGGAGCTTGCAGAATTATCAACCGGGTCGCGTTACCCGGCGGATTTGCCCGAGATTACTCTGGCGGATTGTCGGCGCTATGAGAGTGCCGCAGCTGTGATTGTGTCGTGGGCGGTAAGTCAAATCGGTAGCTAA
- a CDS encoding DUF2442 domain-containing protein produces the protein MNTTASNKSELIATEVTVRDGHVFLRLLDGSTHSFPIHYYPRLVNAAAEDLVQVRLRVGGRALRWDALDEDIWIYDAVVGRYPVACAS, from the coding sequence ATGAATACCACCGCTTCAAATAAATCGGAGTTGATTGCCACCGAGGTTACGGTTCGTGATGGGCATGTCTTTCTGCGTTTGCTAGATGGCTCAACGCACAGTTTTCCGATTCATTATTACCCTCGTTTAGTCAATGCCGCAGCGGAAGATTTAGTTCAAGTGCGTTTACGTGTGGGGGGGCGTGCGTTACGTTGGGACGCATTGGACGAAGATATTTGGATCTATGATGCAGTGGTGGGGCGTTATCCGGTTGCGTGTGCGTCGTAG
- a CDS encoding glycosyltransferase family 4 protein has translation MTLPYTTFVIVNDQAHISGGAPLVAISAARELAERGYRVVFFAGVAPIAEELHHPQIEVVCLNQHEILSDPSRIRAAVTGIWNQAARNALTAVLRRENPQTTLVHFHVWMKCLSPSVLSVPQAEGLRSVLTQHDFFALCPTGGFYDFGSQQVCERKPLSLGCVCANCDSRSYPQKLWRVARTAVQAYGAQINRAIDVFISVSTFADKILARHQPQLKRRVVDNPAPMVRYPRTPRTTPRPFLFVGRLSEEKGIWLMKKAAQKAGIQVRLVGDGPLRKQLEADWPEAVFLGWQPRDVVQAEMREAQALIFPSLWYETAGLVAIEAAANGLPVIVADTCAATSYVQPEKTGLWFKGGSQVELVAALLRLKDPTLADSLSAQGYDWYWSQPWTIARHVDDLISVYADIPLPTNS, from the coding sequence ATGACGCTTCCCTACACAACCTTCGTCATCGTCAACGATCAGGCGCACATCTCGGGCGGGGCGCCATTAGTTGCGATCAGCGCCGCACGCGAATTGGCCGAACGCGGTTATCGGGTTGTTTTTTTTGCCGGGGTGGCCCCGATCGCGGAGGAGTTACATCATCCGCAGATCGAGGTTGTTTGCTTGAATCAGCATGAAATACTCTCCGATCCTAGCCGGATACGCGCCGCGGTAACCGGCATCTGGAATCAAGCGGCGCGCAACGCCTTGACTGCCGTGTTGAGGCGTGAGAATCCACAAACCACACTGGTGCATTTCCATGTATGGATGAAATGCCTTTCACCCTCCGTTCTGAGTGTACCGCAGGCAGAGGGTTTGCGTTCGGTGCTCACCCAGCACGATTTTTTTGCGCTTTGTCCGACCGGTGGTTTTTATGATTTCGGTTCCCAGCAAGTGTGTGAACGAAAGCCGCTGTCTCTGGGCTGCGTGTGCGCAAATTGCGATAGCCGCAGCTACCCGCAAAAACTCTGGCGGGTGGCCCGCACGGCGGTGCAAGCATACGGAGCTCAAATTAACCGAGCAATTGACGTTTTTATTAGCGTGTCGACCTTTGCCGACAAAATATTGGCGCGGCATCAGCCGCAACTAAAGCGTAGAGTGGTCGATAACCCCGCTCCGATGGTTCGGTACCCGCGCACCCCTCGCACCACGCCGCGCCCCTTTCTCTTCGTCGGCCGTTTAAGCGAAGAAAAAGGAATATGGCTGATGAAAAAAGCGGCCCAAAAAGCCGGTATACAAGTCCGGTTGGTGGGTGACGGTCCACTGCGCAAACAACTGGAAGCTGATTGGCCCGAGGCCGTGTTTCTCGGTTGGCAGCCCCGCGATGTGGTCCAGGCGGAAATGCGCGAAGCTCAAGCCCTCATTTTCCCCTCACTCTGGTATGAAACTGCGGGGTTAGTTGCTATCGAAGCCGCCGCCAACGGCCTTCCGGTCATCGTCGCCGACACGTGCGCTGCGACCAGCTATGTGCAGCCTGAAAAAACCGGACTTTGGTTCAAAGGTGGCTCGCAGGTGGAGTTGGTTGCCGCATTACTCCGGCTAAAGGACCCCACGTTGGCGGATTCCCTCAGTGCGCAAGGCTATGACTGGTATTGGTCGCAACCGTGGACCATCGCCCGCCATGTTGATGATTTAATCTCCGTATATGCTGACATCCCGCTCCCTACGAATTCTTGA
- a CDS encoding glycosyltransferase, producing MEAQASGKPVIAFRAGGALETVIEGQTGLFFDEQTPESLAEAVQRFEREAMSYELGAGSSELKPFSAARCRANAEKYRPERFRAEIKAFLELHYPDLFSGYDWPV from the coding sequence GTGGAGGCCCAGGCATCCGGCAAGCCGGTGATTGCATTCCGGGCGGGTGGGGCGCTGGAAACGGTGATCGAGGGGCAAACCGGTTTGTTTTTCGATGAGCAGACCCCGGAATCATTGGCTGAGGCGGTGCAACGTTTTGAACGGGAAGCTATGAGCTATGAGCTGGGAGCTGGGAGCTCGGAGCTTAAACCCTTTTCGGCGGCGAGGTGTCGGGCCAATGCGGAAAAGTACCGTCCGGAGCGGTTCCGGGCGGAGATCAAAGCCTTTTTGGAACTTCATTATCCGGATTTATTTTCCGGTTATGACTGGCCTGTTTAA
- a CDS encoding nucleotidyltransferase domain-containing protein: protein MVAYPSITQVELVKVAQLIAEATPVDRIILFGSRAKGASQVDSDVDLAVVLPEGADLRAGVKTIHRALWPRPFPVDVVPISASDWRTRQSQLIREIADTGITLYPHAG, encoded by the coding sequence ATGGTTGCCTATCCATCCATTACCCAGGTCGAGCTGGTGAAAGTGGCCCAACTCATCGCGGAGGCCACTCCCGTGGATCGGATCATTTTGTTTGGTTCGCGTGCCAAGGGGGCATCGCAAGTCGATAGTGATGTGGACTTGGCGGTGGTATTGCCGGAGGGGGCAGACCTGCGCGCCGGAGTAAAAACGATCCACCGGGCGTTATGGCCACGGCCTTTTCCGGTCGATGTCGTCCCCATCAGCGCGAGTGATTGGAGGACTCGCCAGAGTCAGTTAATCCGGGAGATAGCCGATACAGGGATTACGCTTTATCCCCATGCCGGATAA
- a CDS encoding DNA-binding protein, whose translation MKALAFNYLIDAGPLVALLDGSDHWHRWSSSTLTALDEPRLATTETALAEACHLLSFRRSAVQAIIEMVSAGVMIPIPTLAQESQRVGQLLKKYPHMDMGDATLVVLSEHYPRARLLTIDRRDFTVYRRKDGTAVPCIMPPI comes from the coding sequence GTGAAGGCTTTAGCCTTTAATTACTTGATAGACGCGGGCCCCTTGGTGGCCTTGCTCGACGGCTCTGATCACTGGCACCGCTGGAGTTCCTCAACCCTCACTGCGCTGGATGAACCCCGGTTAGCCACAACCGAAACCGCACTGGCGGAAGCCTGTCACCTGCTGAGCTTCAGGCGATCTGCCGTCCAGGCGATCATCGAAATGGTGAGTGCCGGGGTGATGATTCCTATTCCAACCCTCGCCCAAGAGAGTCAACGGGTGGGGCAACTGCTAAAAAAATACCCACACATGGATATGGGTGACGCCACCCTGGTTGTATTATCGGAGCACTACCCCCGCGCTCGATTACTGACTATTGATCGCAGGGATTTCACAGTTTATCGCCGCAAGGATGGCACAGCCGTGCCCTGCATCATGCCCCCTATTTGA
- a CDS encoding addiction module protein — MATVTLPLSRMSVAQKLGTMERIWDSLAKDEEQLPVPAWHLELLEARQQAVAQGKAQFTDWAEAKECIRRRVRS; from the coding sequence ATGGCCACTGTCACCCTCCCGCTTAGCCGTATGTCTGTTGCGCAGAAACTGGGCACGATGGAACGTATCTGGGACAGTTTAGCAAAGGACGAGGAACAATTACCGGTACCGGCATGGCACCTTGAATTGTTGGAGGCTCGTCAACAGGCTGTGGCCCAAGGCAAAGCTCAATTTACCGATTGGGCTGAGGCGAAGGAATGCATTCGCCGCCGCGTGCGGTCATGA